The DNA window ACATGTCTTGGAGACGTAAGCAGAACACACGACGTCATAAGGATGCTCTGTCGTCCTACAGTAGCACGACGGTACGTTTCTTTGGCGGTACATCTAGCTTAAGACCAAGCCAGATTCTTATTTAGGCTGCAATATCGAAGGAAACAAGCAACTCTTGGAGAGTGGTCTCTAGGTCGCGAAAAGGGGTTTCGTACGAGGTGACTATCAACGAGTCGTCCTGTGACTGCAGTGAAAATGTAAGCCGTAAGTAATGTGGTAACCACAAAAAGATGTATACATTAACTTAAGGTCAACTCCCACTGTGAACGTTGTGGGGTTTGTGGGTATCAGGTGCAGTGCACATGCCCTGACGGATACCAGTCAGGAGTGTCGTGCATCCACGCCCACGCAGTCGCCACATTTGACGAAGATGGTGAGTTTTCCTTCACTTGAGTTAGTTAGCTTACGTATTTCGAATAGTAGGGATATTGCCTCATTCTTTTAGCCGCCCGTATGCTTCGCCCAGTACGAAGACGACTGGATGACTGCAGCACTCCGCTACCATCATGCAGCAAAAGTTCATCTGGAGACAGCGGAAGAACATTCAATCTTGCTCCTGATGACGATACCGTCGATGAGGTCACATCTATAGAAGACATTGTAACCCAGGATAGTCTGAAGGAAGCGCTCCAGACGAACCAAGGAGTCAGTTAGATATTGCCAAGTTTCACCCTTTCTCTCAACTATATTTTAGGTCCTAGCGCTACTTTCTGAAAAGGTCCGAGAGTTATGCAGAACGAAGCAAGTTAAGCTGGTGGACCGCATAAACGAAGGATTGAGAAGCATTTTACAGGATATTACCAAGGAGATGGTCGAGGGCGCACATCCTTCAAGAAGGATTAGGAAAGAACGAGAAGTATCGGCAAAACAAgatgtagaaaataaagaaaatactgTCGCTAAAGAAGTGATTGGATGTGCGCCTTTTGCAAGAAGAACTGTTTTGCAAACAACCGGGGCAGGACCGAAACCTCTTCGAATTCAGCCTCAGTATAAAAGTGTATGTGCACTCCTGCAACAATAAAGGACAGTTCTAACCAACATATAACTTTCATTTCTACATTATTCAGAGGTCAACGATCAAGgctgagaagaaaaggaagacgaAATTCATCGACGACGAGAGCGATCTGGAGGAGCAAACGCGATCAATTTTAGGAACAGATCGTCGACTTCTGCAGACATGTTTCGTCTGTGGCAGAAGAAACCCAGAAGAGAACGATGAGAACGAAGTGTTCTGGGTGGTGTTCGAACAATTCGGCGCCagtattttcaattttgtacGCAAAAATCCGTTACGTACTATTGCGACTGATCGAGAGCGCTGCTCCCACGAAGCACGTCATTGCCGGGTCTCGGGCGCTGCTCTTCCGATGATTTAcgtcttcttcttcactatAGTTAGCTTAATCCTATGGGGCGTATTTTTAACGACTGGATACCTTTGCTATTTGGTTCGACATTCAAATCATGGTCAAACGAAGTACAAAGTGAATCCTCGGACTGAGCCCGTATCGCTGTGTTGTGTGATGGGCTCCGGTGGTCATACGATGGAAATGTTGGAGTTGTTGAAAAATCTTGGAAAACAGTACACACCTAGATGGTATATCATTGCGGACACGGACCATATCAGCGCAGATAAagtatgtttatttgttttcagtttttttttccagttttattttcttctagtaTTAAGTCCGACTATGGACATGGTCATTGTACTTCTAATTCcttaagaaaatgaaagagttAGAGCTGCTTTCGTGATCCATGCTCTCGTATTCTGTACTTTGCACTAcgtacttcaaaattttcgcaCTAGTAACACAAAGTTAGAAGTAACTACTCAGAATGGGGTCCCATTTTTCTCACTCTTGAAACAGAATCTCCGGTAACGCAGAACTATCCGGATTTAATGTAAATTTATATAGTCACTAGGAAAAtatacatttcttttcatttcaaaacgaGTCACTCATCAATTCTGAGGTCCAGAAAAACGCTGTTTGATGataaaatttcctgaaaatctaggcatagtcgggccaaaacgagatgaagctcggtgcagttccgTGAATGGCTGCGCTCTTGATGCAgtgcggtggaacgtagcggttatgGGAGGCGGGACCTTTGCTTGGACCACTCCCGCTGTAGTTCGAGATGGTCCCACGTGGATTTTAGCCACTAGTTTCGTCGCGCCGCATCGAAACCATAatcgcttacgtaactgcaccgagcttcatgccgttttcaCTCAACTATGCTCGCAGTTCAAAACCGATGAGCAGTCAATAGGAGACATGTTGAGTTCTCTTGTATCACAATGTATACTAATGCTTAATGGACTTTTTTGCCTTTGCGATTACTTTTTTACCGAATTACTTTCTATCCCTCACATCCGCTGGCCTGATCCATAATTTTTGAGTATGTCCTTAGTTCCGTAGCTGAATTTTCGACTTTCATAGAGTTACGGTTCTcagtttgaaaataaaaactccgAAGAACTAGAAACAGTATTCGTTCTGTATTGGTTttcgtcaatttttcttctgtcagAGATAAACTTCCTAACCACTTGGTGAAATTTGAGATGCACCATTAATCTTGAGCGTTTTCTGTTACAGCAACTTCGCTGCAATACTAAGGTGGTAAAAAGGTGGATTTTTAAGGCAAATTTTCTCAGCAATTTCTCCACTAACGGTTAATTCTAACATGTTATCCTTTCGAGACAAGATTTCCgtgcattttttcaaatgaggtTTCTCAAACCTTTAGATGTTAAccttaagcttttttttcagctaatttccactcttttctatctcttttcttttcttaaggTAAAAGAGTTCGAAAGCAGTCGTGAGGATGGCGCATTCAATATTTGCACTATTCCGCGAAGTCGCGAAGTTGGACAAAGCTTCATCACCGCTGTTCCGACTACCCTATACTCGTTCCTATTTGCCCTTCGTATTGTATGGAACGCTAGGTGAGTACACGTTCAGTAATTGAGGTCACTACTGTTCTAAAACTCTTACATTGAATGGAATCAACGTGATTTGCTTGCGTCTAActtgactttatcctttcagcCCGGATCTTCTTCTAGTGAACGGTCCCGGCAGCTGCATTCCTGTCGTGTTTGCTGCCGCTCTTTTTGATATGGTGCGACTACGGGACACAGTAATCATTTATGAGGAATCATTATGTCGCGTTGAAACCCTATCTCTATctggcaagttttttttttttaaatatttcttattttcaagtttttacGTGCAGATCAAAAGAAGGATAATTATTTCATGAGTGAGCAAACTATGAAGATGTTAGCTACTAGCTGTTCATAAATCATGAACTTTTTTCCAATAGGTGCGCCACAATGCctatgttaaaggcagcataccacgaatctgaggtggtgcggatttcaggttcgagtatctgtatacgggggcgtagattatggagacgagggTAGTTCCAcacatctctccctgcatcactgcaaacagccgcctccagaatgctgttttgtacgacgtcatctattgcaacgctccaccccttgcgccgcctccgccctgcgattcgtcgaaaatcaattcggactgccccgatagaccgaaagggacgctacgcgtgcaagggtggcgcgctgcaatagaaggcatcgcagaaaacagcattcaggggtcggctacttgcagtgattcagagagagatgagcggaaccattccggtctccataatcgacCAC is part of the Necator americanus strain Aroian chromosome V, whole genome shotgun sequence genome and encodes:
- a CDS encoding hypothetical protein (NECATOR_CHRV.G20954.T2); translated protein: MQTSTSAPCSICGKGPFLIQNLYKHLRNVHKCSEDQVEEVKSAVKRAVYAEEIKCDTCGRVFFSAYGMRKHKKNVHGDNAASTSAASEANSGINRPIKCPGCDQSHNGLLGSFEEWLGRQETETCSKLIKRGHNTRSSKGHTYTYTCQHAGGDGKGVDPQEVKQRYKKMKQVHKHCPCFAKVHVRGDGLVEITACFGHLGHDINSASFPLSNEDELTIKSMIVEGVPPQTIVAKLRATKWRANEDPRRQPRICYITMRDVTNIAARHGLVDGRRSEDDLTSLKCLLKDENEIAAVKLIETDDPTGDGFALALVTTNGRKYLERYGHRGIVFDDTFNVTRYAFRLATLLVSDDGGNGFPCAFLLSYRMTAAEIRVLFELVKGCEIGLNPQYVMTDDTYVFYNAFKAVFPSSQAAKVLCSFHISQALQRKHKELLKHVEKNYSGRRREWAPCYRPNAPFTTSNHAESWHNTLKHTILRGKQNSRMDTVVHLLLSHSRNRQLQLISACVRGGSDMSWRRKQNTRRHKDALSSYSSTTAAISKETSNSWRVVSRSRKGVSYEVTINESSCDCSENVNSHCERCGVCGYQVQCTCPDGYQSGVSCIHAHAVATFDEDAARMLRPVRRRLDDCSTPLPSCSKSSSGDSGRTFNLAPDDDTVDEVTSIEDIVTQDSLKEALQTNQGVLALLSEKVRELCRTKQVKLVDRINEGLRSILQDITKEMVEGAHPSRRIRKEREVSAKQDVENKENTVAKEVIGCAPFARRTVLQTTGAGPKPLRIQPQYKSRSTIKAEKKRKTKFIDDESDLEEQTRSILGTDRRLLQTCFVCGRRNPEENDENEVFWVVFEQFGASIFNFVRKNPLRTIATDRERCSHEARHCRVSGAALPMIYVFFFTIVSLILWGVFLTTGYLCYLVRHSNHGQTKYKVNPRTEPVSLCCVMGSGGHTMEMLELLKNLGKQYTPRWYIIADTDHISADKVKEFESSREDGAFNICTIPRSREVGQSFITAVPTTLYSFLFALRIVWNASPDLLLVNGPGSCIPVVFAAALFDMVRLRDTVIIYEESLCRVETLSLSGSILYFLGLADDIIVQWKQLKEKYPRTTLISDLQ